Proteins encoded within one genomic window of Triticum aestivum cultivar Chinese Spring chromosome 2D, IWGSC CS RefSeq v2.1, whole genome shotgun sequence:
- the LOC123049389 gene encoding monooxygenase 2 isoform X2 yields MADRGGKAPAWTSAAAVDVDAEMVIVGAGIAGLATALALRRLGVGAAGGGVLVLERHAELRSTGAALTIFPNGWFALRALGVAHKLTSRYDAFETSRVTTLETGATQVFRFAGRKSSGDVRVRPMHRKALLEALAEELPPGTIRFSSKLASIATEKAQGSPEIAVLRLDDGTVIRSKVLIGCDGVHSVVSQWLGLSEPASSGRSAVRGLAVYPDGHGLKKELRQFLSEGLRAGMVPISDTDVYWFLVNNTVPAEQEAGTDPAKILREVTDNLGRHMPAEYLDVARHSDSGNLSWAPLLYRAPWAILRGPAARGPVTVAGDAFHPMTPDMAQGGCSALEDAVVLARALSRAATPADGVASYVAERRGRAAWLVAGAYLSGWVQQGGTNVRGVRGYMVRLFRDWIFYRFLFPRLADTMWFDCGDLVEPNAEGKTHSE; encoded by the exons ATGGCCGATCGCGGCGGCAAGGCACCAGCATGGACATCCGCGGCGGCCGTGGACGTCGACGCTGAGATGGTCATCGTCGGCGCCGGGATCGCGGGGCTCGCGACCGCGCTGGCGCTGCGGCGGCTCGGCGTGGGCGCGGCTGGCGGCGGCGTCCTGGTGCTGGAGCGGCACGCCGAGCTGCGCTCCACAGGCGCCGCGCTCACCATCTTCCCCAACGGCTGGTTCGCGCTCCGCGCCCTCGGCGTCGCGCACAAGCTCACCTCCCGCTACGATGCCTTCGAAAC ATCCCGAGTGACTACTCTGGAAACTGGAGCAACGCAGGTGTTCCGCTTTGCAGGGCGTAAAAGCAG CGGCGACGTGAGAGTGAGACCGATGCATCGGAAGGCGCTGCTGGAGGCGCTCGCGGAGGAGCTGCCTCCGGGCACCATCAGGTTCTCGTCCAAGCTCGCCTCGATCGCCACCGAGAAGGCGCAGGGTTCCCCGGAGATCGCCGTCCTACGGTTAGACGACGGTACGGTGATCCGATCCAAG GTGCTGATCGGGTGCGACGGGGTGCACTCCGTGGTGTCGCAGTGGCTGGGCCTGTCGGAGCCGGCGAGCTCAGGCCGGTCCGCCGTCCGCGGGCTCGCCGTGTACCCGGACGGGCACGGCCTGAAGAAGGAGCTCCGGCAGTTCCTCTCGGAGGGTCTGAGGGCCGGCATGGTGCCCATCAGCGACACCGATGTCTACTGGTTCCTCGTCAACAACACCGTCCCTGCAGAGCAGGAGGCCGGCACGGACCCCGCCAAGATCCTGCGGGAGGTCACGGACAACCTGGGCAGGCACATGCCGGCGGAGTACCTGGACGTGGCGCGCCACTCCGACTCCGGCAACCTGTCGTGGGCGCCACTGCTGTACCGCGCCCCCTGGGCCATCCTCAGGGGTCCGGCGGCCCGCGGGCCGGTCACGGTGGCCGGCGACGCGTTCCACCCGATGACCCCCGACATGGCGCAGGGCGGGTGCTCCGCGCTGGAAGACGCGGTGGTGCTCGCGCGCGCTTTGTCTCGGGCGGCCACGCCCGCCGACGGCGTGGCCTCCTACGTGGCTGAGCGGCGTGGCCGGGCTGCCTGGCTGGTCGCCGGGGCATACCTGTCGGGCTGGGTCCAGCAGGGCGGGACCAACGTCCGGGGCGTGCGAGGGTACATGGTCAGGCTGTTTCGCGACTGGATCTTTTACAGGTTCTTGTTCCCCAGGCTCGCCGATACAATGTGGTTCGATTGCGGCGACCTGGTGGAGCCAAACGCGGAGGGCAAGACCCACTCCGAGTAA
- the LOC123049389 gene encoding monooxygenase 2 isoform X1, with amino-acid sequence MADRGGKAPAWTSAAAVDVDAEMVIVGAGIAGLATALALRRLGVGAAGGGVLVLERHAELRSTGAALTIFPNGWFALRALGVAHKLTSRYDAFETSRVTTLETGATQVFRFAGRKSSSGDVRVRPMHRKALLEALAEELPPGTIRFSSKLASIATEKAQGSPEIAVLRLDDGTVIRSKVLIGCDGVHSVVSQWLGLSEPASSGRSAVRGLAVYPDGHGLKKELRQFLSEGLRAGMVPISDTDVYWFLVNNTVPAEQEAGTDPAKILREVTDNLGRHMPAEYLDVARHSDSGNLSWAPLLYRAPWAILRGPAARGPVTVAGDAFHPMTPDMAQGGCSALEDAVVLARALSRAATPADGVASYVAERRGRAAWLVAGAYLSGWVQQGGTNVRGVRGYMVRLFRDWIFYRFLFPRLADTMWFDCGDLVEPNAEGKTHSE; translated from the exons ATGGCCGATCGCGGCGGCAAGGCACCAGCATGGACATCCGCGGCGGCCGTGGACGTCGACGCTGAGATGGTCATCGTCGGCGCCGGGATCGCGGGGCTCGCGACCGCGCTGGCGCTGCGGCGGCTCGGCGTGGGCGCGGCTGGCGGCGGCGTCCTGGTGCTGGAGCGGCACGCCGAGCTGCGCTCCACAGGCGCCGCGCTCACCATCTTCCCCAACGGCTGGTTCGCGCTCCGCGCCCTCGGCGTCGCGCACAAGCTCACCTCCCGCTACGATGCCTTCGAAAC ATCCCGAGTGACTACTCTGGAAACTGGAGCAACGCAGGTGTTCCGCTTTGCAGGGCGTAAAAGCAG CAGCGGCGACGTGAGAGTGAGACCGATGCATCGGAAGGCGCTGCTGGAGGCGCTCGCGGAGGAGCTGCCTCCGGGCACCATCAGGTTCTCGTCCAAGCTCGCCTCGATCGCCACCGAGAAGGCGCAGGGTTCCCCGGAGATCGCCGTCCTACGGTTAGACGACGGTACGGTGATCCGATCCAAG GTGCTGATCGGGTGCGACGGGGTGCACTCCGTGGTGTCGCAGTGGCTGGGCCTGTCGGAGCCGGCGAGCTCAGGCCGGTCCGCCGTCCGCGGGCTCGCCGTGTACCCGGACGGGCACGGCCTGAAGAAGGAGCTCCGGCAGTTCCTCTCGGAGGGTCTGAGGGCCGGCATGGTGCCCATCAGCGACACCGATGTCTACTGGTTCCTCGTCAACAACACCGTCCCTGCAGAGCAGGAGGCCGGCACGGACCCCGCCAAGATCCTGCGGGAGGTCACGGACAACCTGGGCAGGCACATGCCGGCGGAGTACCTGGACGTGGCGCGCCACTCCGACTCCGGCAACCTGTCGTGGGCGCCACTGCTGTACCGCGCCCCCTGGGCCATCCTCAGGGGTCCGGCGGCCCGCGGGCCGGTCACGGTGGCCGGCGACGCGTTCCACCCGATGACCCCCGACATGGCGCAGGGCGGGTGCTCCGCGCTGGAAGACGCGGTGGTGCTCGCGCGCGCTTTGTCTCGGGCGGCCACGCCCGCCGACGGCGTGGCCTCCTACGTGGCTGAGCGGCGTGGCCGGGCTGCCTGGCTGGTCGCCGGGGCATACCTGTCGGGCTGGGTCCAGCAGGGCGGGACCAACGTCCGGGGCGTGCGAGGGTACATGGTCAGGCTGTTTCGCGACTGGATCTTTTACAGGTTCTTGTTCCCCAGGCTCGCCGATACAATGTGGTTCGATTGCGGCGACCTGGTGGAGCCAAACGCGGAGGGCAAGACCCACTCCGAGTAA
- the LOC123053298 gene encoding uncharacterized protein: protein MRCLGVAVQSGHCVHVPGHPLTLCRALRYHNFHWMPKYTIYLHDRQFGMEDYVAEVLIHAREADNDNGPYCFLGHGTNKEMAIQQAAHVAMARLRHDLPEMAEGPLKFMPALSSSGEVFYPNNFSPKDSPSTVAMVQAMHSKDRECHAYLYELCEARRALKAVKTLASLYGLHSPDVGHEDLLNGAGVASTSRFRIPSIDREVPDVARLAGQHRGVPVQPCNQGCPRSPDHWGPSHGY, encoded by the exons ATG AGATGTCTCGGAGTAGCTGTTCAGTCAGGCCACTGTGTCCATGTGCCTGGTCATCCGCTGACACTCTGCCGCGCACTTCGGTACCACAACTTCCACTGGATGCCCAAGTACACCATCTACCTTCATGATCGTCAATTTGGCATGGAGGACTATGTGGCCGAGGTGCTGATCCATGCAAGAGAAGCGGACAACGACAACGGCCCCTACTGTTTCCTGGGTCACGGCACAAACAAGGAGATGGCCATCCAACAAGCTGCTCATGTTGCCATGGCACGTCTTCGCCATGACCTTCCTGAAATGGCAGAAGGGCCATTAAAGTTTATGCCGGCCCTTTCTTCCAGTGGCGAGGTTTTCTACCCCAACAACTTCAGCCCGAAGGACAGTCCCTCTACCGTGGCCATGGTCCAGGCGATGCACTCTAAGGATCGGGAATGTCATGCATACCTGTACGAGTTATGCGAGGCTCGTCGCGCCCTCAAAGCTGTCAAGACCTTGGCGTCTCTGTATGGCCTTCACTCCCCGGACGTGGGGCATGAGGACCTCCTCAATGGTGCTGGAGTTGCCTCAACTTCGAGATTTCGCATTCCTTCCATTGACAGAGAAGTGCCAGATGTCGCGCGCCTAGCGGGCCAGCATCGGGGTGTCCCTGTTCAACCATGCAACCAGGGATGTCCTAGATCTCCAGATCACTGGGGGCCATCTCATGGCTACTAG